The Streptomyces griseiscabiei genome includes a window with the following:
- a CDS encoding NACHT domain-containing protein has translation MLLGPQRRARRRLGRDLTLVGLGLVSVCLAVWMQFGDHKAADVATIASLAVGVAALALALVDFFRQEPVPPDPAGYADDLAHILRAQWLEEAGARRLRDPQVLPLAWATTTRPVAGELRDPVTGGRVLRVHLDGRLDGRFDRVISQLAQGFDQLPQNRLVVIGEPGSGKTVLAMLLTLGLLGARQPGGPVPVLLPVSTWDPVREPLDDWLVRTLAVPYYSGREEIPRALLAHGLLLPVLDGLDEIPESARRAAIRGINQAIGGERPVVVTCRAVEYEELIHGGAPTLRQAPVVEVAPVPPRDVIAYLRAVDWPEHVATGWGRVFDRLRTEPDGPLTEALSTPLMVTTARLVYQRGCGDPAELLDRERFDCRYAVEDHLTHRVLDAVYGPDPGLPDGAETRGLWDPVRARRWLTFLARHLHDHRERDLEWWAMSGRVLPLWVGPAVSFGLGLVLAVGAILWTAVTRGFAAGVSGEAVLVPMCIGAVFALISSLIWYAAGNRPPGRLSFSLRGSAGRLWRGFRLGVLVGAVAVVPVVGGMCVFQVLAFTPGPGSLPAAGIVSESLTMCVTLSLVVGVALATHHWLNAPPSRATQATPFNSYVQDRRSAVAGAAVAGLVVGGAGLFGLHVGQLVGDLVFRTLTEWPGSPGTGDVSDSAEVSWRRINEALGPDSHGWGLPFVLPGVAFALFVLLSRAWFRFLLVRLWLAVTGRMPWRFFAFLGEARRREIVRQANSAFQFRHIRLQEGLAGEPVYVRGPDSGARGTVPRRLLLGVGAAVVVGGTVAFVGRHAAEGEVVYWDRNEAWMTAVAFHPRTGELVWGASDGRVWRGGRREEERMVLPAAPYYDTLRGVDQLMFDARGDRLVVARDGLLAVGMTGRSHWSFRQGPAALEGRLSLSEDGRILAGGSEGRLALWDLDGAGWPTRIEVNAREQREIVTWDMCGDALVALKSTGRLVRIRVPDMTEEPVSTPVVDVIAGYVNSFHLMVSRRGDHLFLEGDGIVGRLWRMNDRTGRWEKSGPELSDVSVVFHPSKPLAAVSRTDAMDGDERTLDGTIELWSTDGTPARRKALRGHLGQVHAMSFSADGTGLASAGADGTVRRWDVSHLP, from the coding sequence GTGCTTCTGGGACCTCAGCGACGCGCGCGGCGGCGTCTCGGCCGTGACCTGACACTCGTCGGACTGGGCCTGGTGTCCGTCTGCCTCGCCGTCTGGATGCAGTTCGGCGACCACAAGGCCGCCGACGTGGCGACGATCGCGAGTCTCGCCGTGGGCGTCGCGGCGCTGGCCCTGGCGCTCGTCGACTTCTTCCGCCAGGAACCGGTCCCGCCCGATCCCGCCGGGTACGCCGACGATCTCGCTCACATCCTCCGGGCACAGTGGCTCGAGGAGGCGGGGGCCCGACGGCTGCGCGACCCTCAGGTCCTGCCGCTTGCCTGGGCCACAACGACAAGGCCGGTCGCGGGCGAACTCCGCGACCCGGTGACGGGGGGCCGCGTCCTGCGGGTGCACCTCGACGGCAGGCTGGACGGCCGCTTCGATCGAGTCATCTCCCAACTGGCCCAGGGGTTCGACCAGTTGCCGCAGAACCGACTGGTCGTGATCGGTGAGCCCGGCTCCGGCAAGACGGTCCTGGCGATGCTGCTCACCCTGGGCCTGCTGGGCGCGCGGCAGCCGGGCGGGCCCGTACCGGTCCTGCTCCCCGTCTCGACCTGGGACCCCGTGCGCGAGCCCCTGGACGACTGGCTCGTGCGGACCCTCGCGGTCCCGTACTACAGCGGTCGCGAGGAGATCCCCCGCGCCCTCCTCGCTCACGGCCTGCTGCTGCCCGTCCTCGACGGCCTGGACGAGATCCCGGAGTCGGCCCGACGCGCGGCGATCCGGGGCATCAACCAGGCGATCGGCGGCGAGCGGCCGGTCGTCGTCACCTGCCGTGCTGTGGAGTACGAGGAACTGATCCACGGCGGAGCGCCGACCCTCCGCCAGGCGCCCGTGGTGGAGGTCGCCCCGGTGCCGCCGAGGGACGTGATCGCCTACCTCCGGGCCGTGGACTGGCCCGAGCACGTCGCGACGGGCTGGGGCCGCGTCTTCGACCGGCTGCGCACCGAGCCGGACGGCCCGCTCACGGAGGCCCTGTCGACGCCGCTGATGGTGACGACGGCGCGGCTGGTGTACCAGCGGGGCTGCGGCGACCCGGCCGAACTGCTGGACCGCGAGCGCTTCGACTGCCGTTACGCGGTGGAGGACCATCTCACGCATCGGGTGCTGGACGCCGTGTACGGCCCGGATCCAGGGCTGCCGGACGGCGCGGAGACCCGCGGCCTGTGGGATCCCGTACGGGCCCGGCGCTGGCTCACCTTCCTGGCCCGCCATCTGCACGACCATCGGGAACGGGACCTGGAGTGGTGGGCGATGAGCGGCCGGGTGCTTCCCCTGTGGGTGGGCCCGGCGGTGTCGTTCGGCCTGGGGCTGGTGCTGGCCGTCGGGGCGATCCTGTGGACGGCGGTGACGCGAGGGTTCGCCGCCGGGGTGTCCGGTGAGGCCGTGCTGGTCCCGATGTGCATCGGCGCAGTCTTCGCCCTGATCAGCAGTCTGATCTGGTACGCGGCGGGCAACCGCCCGCCGGGTCGGCTCTCTTTCTCGCTACGGGGGTCGGCGGGGCGGTTGTGGCGCGGTTTCCGGCTGGGGGTGCTGGTGGGGGCTGTCGCCGTGGTGCCCGTAGTCGGCGGGATGTGCGTGTTCCAGGTGCTGGCTTTCACTCCCGGTCCTGGGTCCCTTCCGGCCGCCGGGATCGTCTCCGAGTCGCTGACGATGTGCGTGACGCTGAGTCTGGTGGTCGGGGTGGCCCTGGCCACGCACCACTGGCTCAACGCGCCGCCGTCCCGGGCGACCCAGGCCACTCCGTTCAACTCGTACGTCCAGGATCGGCGTTCGGCGGTGGCGGGAGCGGCCGTGGCGGGGCTCGTGGTGGGCGGCGCCGGGCTGTTCGGGCTGCATGTCGGGCAGTTGGTGGGGGATCTGGTCTTTCGCACGCTCACGGAGTGGCCGGGGTCGCCAGGGACCGGCGATGTCTCCGACTCGGCGGAGGTCTCCTGGCGGCGGATCAACGAAGCGCTCGGCCCGGACTCGCACGGCTGGGGGCTGCCCTTCGTGCTGCCCGGGGTGGCCTTCGCGCTGTTCGTCCTGCTGTCGCGCGCGTGGTTCCGCTTCCTGCTGGTGCGGCTCTGGCTGGCGGTGACGGGGCGTATGCCCTGGCGGTTCTTCGCGTTTCTCGGTGAGGCCAGACGCAGGGAGATCGTCAGACAGGCGAACAGCGCCTTTCAGTTCCGGCACATTCGGTTGCAGGAGGGGCTGGCAGGGGAGCCGGTGTATGTGCGGGGGCCTGACTCCGGGGCGCGGGGAACGGTGCCGCGACGACTGCTCCTGGGGGTGGGGGCGGCCGTGGTGGTCGGGGGGACTGTCGCGTTCGTCGGACGGCATGCGGCGGAGGGGGAGGTTGTGTACTGGGACCGGAACGAGGCGTGGATGACAGCGGTTGCGTTTCACCCCCGTACCGGGGAGCTGGTGTGGGGTGCGAGCGACGGGCGGGTATGGCGAGGAGGGCGTCGGGAGGAGGAGCGGATGGTCCTTCCGGCGGCCCCCTACTACGACACCCTCCGGGGGGTCGATCAGTTGATGTTCGACGCCCGGGGGGATCGTCTCGTGGTGGCGCGGGACGGACTGCTCGCCGTGGGGATGACGGGGCGGTCGCACTGGAGCTTCCGCCAGGGACCGGCGGCTCTGGAAGGCCGTCTCTCCTTGAGTGAGGACGGCCGCATCCTGGCGGGTGGCTCCGAAGGGCGACTCGCGTTGTGGGATCTCGATGGGGCCGGTTGGCCGACACGCATCGAGGTGAATGCGCGCGAGCAGCGCGAGATCGTCACGTGGGACATGTGCGGGGACGCCCTGGTGGCCTTGAAATCGACGGGGCGGTTGGTGCGCATCAGAGTCCCGGACATGACTGAGGAACCCGTCTCCACCCCGGTGGTCGACGTGATCGCCGGCTATGTCAACAGCTTCCACCTGATGGTCAGCCGACGAGGTGACCACCTCTTTCTGGAAGGTGATGGAATCGTCGGCAGGCTCTGGCGGATGAACGACCGGACCGGCCGATGGGAGAAGTCCGGTCCCGAGCTCTCCGACGTCTCCGTAGTGTTCCACCCGAGCAAGCCTCTGGCCGCTGTCAGCAGGACGGACGCGATGGACGGCGATGAACGGACGCTCGACGGAACCATCGAACTCTGGAGCACCGACGGGACACCGGCCCGCCGCAAGGCGCTGCGCGGACACTTGGGGCAGGTGCACGCCATGAGCTTCAGCGCGGACGGCACCGGACTCGCCAGCGCCGGCGCGGACGGCACCGTCCGCCGGTGGGACGTGAGCCACCTGCCCTGA
- a CDS encoding LCP family protein: MCVSGEESAFGDAGDDDNGSAGGPRRRRRLKIAGCVLAGALVLGAGGAGWAFWRLNDNITSVDINGALGDDRPAKARSAAEPSASASAAPLPSGALNILVLGSDSRSGKENAELGGGDTDSGARSDTAMVVHIDEGRTGATVVSIPRDTLVTRPSCPLESGGSTSVAYNVMFNTAYAVGGPVCAVKTVESMTDVRMDHYIEIDFSGFANLVDALGGVTVTTDEDIDDEDSHLTLDAGTHHLDGEQALALARTRHGIGDGSDLGRIGLQQKLVKSLLDQISSTALLTNPAQLYRAADAITGSLTTDTGLASLRDLMTLGESLKNLTSTDTRTVMMPVVTAPYDRNRVVADEPEAGELWESLK; this comes from the coding sequence CTGTGCGTGAGTGGTGAAGAAAGTGCGTTCGGGGACGCCGGGGACGACGACAACGGGAGCGCGGGCGGACCGCGGCGCCGGCGCCGGCTGAAGATCGCCGGCTGTGTGCTCGCCGGCGCCCTCGTCCTCGGCGCGGGCGGGGCGGGCTGGGCGTTCTGGCGGCTGAACGACAACATCACGAGCGTCGACATCAACGGCGCGCTCGGCGACGACCGCCCCGCGAAGGCCCGGTCCGCCGCCGAGCCGTCGGCGTCGGCCTCCGCCGCACCCCTGCCGAGCGGCGCCCTCAACATCCTCGTCCTCGGCTCCGACTCCCGCAGCGGCAAGGAGAACGCCGAACTCGGCGGCGGCGACACGGACTCGGGCGCCCGCTCGGACACCGCGATGGTCGTCCACATCGACGAGGGCCGGACCGGGGCGACGGTCGTCAGCATCCCCCGCGACACCCTCGTCACCCGCCCGTCCTGCCCGCTGGAGTCGGGCGGTTCGACATCGGTCGCGTACAACGTCATGTTCAACACGGCGTACGCGGTCGGCGGCCCCGTCTGCGCGGTCAAGACCGTCGAGTCGATGACGGACGTCCGCATGGACCACTACATCGAGATCGACTTCTCCGGCTTCGCGAACCTGGTCGACGCGCTCGGCGGCGTCACGGTCACCACGGACGAGGACATCGACGACGAGGACTCGCACCTCACCCTGGACGCCGGCACCCACCACCTGGACGGCGAACAGGCCCTCGCCCTCGCCCGCACCCGCCACGGCATCGGCGACGGCAGCGACCTCGGCCGCATCGGTCTCCAGCAGAAACTGGTCAAGTCCCTGCTCGACCAGATCTCCTCCACCGCCCTCCTCACCAACCCCGCCCAGCTCTACCGCGCCGCCGACGCCATCACCGGCAGCCTGACCACGGACACCGGCCTGGCCTCCCTGCGCGACCTGATGACCCTCGGCGAAAGCCTGAAGAACCTGACCTCGACCGACACCCGAACGGTGATGATGCCGGTGGTCACGGCCCCGTACGACCGCAACCGCGTCGTCGCGGACGAGCCGGAGGCGGGGGAGCTGTGGGAGTCGCTGAAGTGA
- a CDS encoding endo-1,4-beta-xylanase codes for MRPSPRGLLTALTAVAALLLATPTAHAADPPLRDLAAAKGKAIGTAVTGSKLTGTYGDIAGREFNWLTPGNAMKWGSVEPTRGTFNWTEADQIVAFAEAHDQDVRGHTLVWHSQNPSWLTNGSWTPAQLSTLMNDHIALEVGRYKGRLAAWDVVNEPFNEDGTYRQTLWYNGLGADYIAQALTAARAADPAAKLYINDYNVEGVNAKSTALYNLVRDLKARGVPIDGVGLQAHLILGQVPATLQQNIQRFADLGLDVAITELDIRMQLPATAAKLAQQRTEYDAVVKACVAVTRCTGATVWGFTDSDSWIPDTFPGEGAATPYDENYAPKPAYHGIVTALGGTVTEPPVPSGCSAAYSVPNQWNTGFTGNVTISCAAGSSLSSWRVAWTFGAGQQLSQAWNASCAQSGAAVTCSNASWNGGVPSGGSVSFGFNGTWSGSNPVPTVTLG; via the coding sequence ATGAGACCCTCCCCGCGCGGCCTGCTCACCGCCCTGACCGCCGTCGCCGCCCTGCTCCTCGCCACCCCCACCGCCCACGCCGCCGACCCGCCCCTGCGCGACCTCGCCGCGGCCAAGGGCAAGGCGATCGGCACCGCCGTCACCGGCTCCAAACTCACCGGCACCTACGGCGACATCGCGGGCCGCGAGTTCAACTGGCTCACCCCCGGCAACGCCATGAAGTGGGGCTCCGTCGAACCCACCCGGGGCACCTTCAACTGGACCGAGGCCGACCAGATCGTCGCCTTCGCCGAGGCCCACGACCAGGACGTACGCGGCCACACCCTGGTCTGGCACAGCCAGAACCCGAGCTGGCTGACCAACGGCAGCTGGACGCCCGCCCAGCTCAGTACGCTGATGAACGACCACATCGCGCTCGAAGTCGGCCGCTACAAGGGCCGCCTGGCCGCCTGGGACGTGGTGAACGAGCCCTTCAACGAGGACGGCACCTACCGCCAGACCCTCTGGTACAACGGCCTCGGCGCCGACTACATCGCCCAGGCCCTCACCGCCGCCCGCGCCGCCGACCCGGCCGCCAAGCTCTACATCAACGACTACAACGTCGAGGGCGTCAACGCCAAGAGCACGGCCCTCTACAACCTGGTCCGGGACCTCAAGGCCCGCGGCGTCCCGATCGACGGCGTCGGCCTCCAGGCCCACCTGATCCTCGGCCAGGTCCCCGCCACCCTCCAGCAGAACATCCAGCGCTTCGCCGACCTGGGCCTGGACGTCGCCATCACCGAACTCGACATCCGTATGCAACTGCCCGCCACAGCGGCCAAGCTGGCGCAGCAGCGCACCGAGTACGACGCCGTGGTGAAGGCCTGCGTGGCGGTCACCCGCTGCACCGGTGCCACCGTCTGGGGCTTCACCGACTCCGACTCCTGGATCCCCGACACGTTCCCGGGCGAGGGCGCGGCCACCCCGTACGACGAGAACTACGCGCCGAAACCCGCGTACCACGGCATCGTGACGGCACTCGGCGGCACGGTGACCGAACCGCCGGTCCCGTCCGGCTGCTCGGCGGCGTACAGCGTGCCGAACCAGTGGAACACCGGCTTCACCGGCAACGTCACGATCAGCTGCGCGGCCGGTTCCTCGCTCTCCTCCTGGCGGGTCGCCTGGACGTTCGGCGCGGGACAACAGCTGAGCCAGGCCTGGAACGCCTCCTGCGCCCAGAGCGGCGCGGCCGTCACCTGTTCCAACGCCTCCTGGAACGGCGGTGTCCCGAGCGGCGGTTCGGTGAGCTTCGGCTTCAACGGCACCTGGAGCGGCAGCAATCCGGTACCGACGGTGACACTGGGCTGA
- a CDS encoding LacI family DNA-binding transcriptional regulator, with protein sequence MKPAKPEETQTRARVSPSTQTATLAEIARQAGVSAPTVSKVLNGRADVAPATRTRVEELLREYGYRRRRAEATRSPLIDLVFHELESAWAMEVIRGVENVAREEGLSVVLSESAGRLTPGRTWADQVAARRPHGVVLVLSGLDESQRALLTSRSIPFVVMDPAGDPGDDVPSIGATNWQGGLAATRHLVELGHRRIGAISGPSRMMCSRARVDGYRAALETAGLPVAADLIKAGDFHHETGYRLGLDLLRRPDRPTAVFAGNDLQALGLYEAARELGLRIPEDLSVVGFDDLPVARWVGPPLTTVRQPLMEMAEAAARLVLDLGRQDRGPSAATRVELATSLVVRSSTGVAPL encoded by the coding sequence ATGAAGCCCGCGAAGCCCGAGGAAACCCAGACAAGAGCGCGTGTCTCGCCGTCCACGCAGACCGCGACGCTCGCCGAGATCGCCCGCCAGGCCGGCGTCTCCGCTCCGACTGTTTCGAAGGTGCTCAACGGCCGCGCGGACGTCGCGCCCGCGACCCGCACCCGTGTCGAGGAGCTGCTGCGCGAGTACGGCTACCGCCGCCGGCGCGCCGAGGCGACCCGCTCCCCCCTCATCGACCTGGTCTTCCACGAGCTGGAGAGCGCCTGGGCGATGGAGGTCATCCGGGGCGTCGAGAACGTCGCCCGGGAGGAGGGGCTGAGCGTCGTCCTCTCCGAGAGCGCGGGGCGGCTCACCCCCGGCCGCACCTGGGCCGACCAGGTCGCCGCCCGGCGCCCGCACGGCGTCGTGCTCGTCCTGTCGGGGCTCGACGAGTCCCAGCGGGCGCTGCTCACCAGCCGCTCCATCCCGTTCGTGGTGATGGACCCGGCGGGCGACCCCGGCGACGACGTGCCCTCGATCGGCGCCACCAACTGGCAGGGCGGCCTCGCCGCCACCCGGCACCTGGTCGAGCTCGGCCACCGGCGGATCGGCGCCATCAGCGGACCGTCCCGGATGATGTGCAGCCGCGCCCGGGTCGACGGCTACCGGGCCGCGCTGGAGACCGCCGGGCTGCCGGTCGCCGCGGACCTGATCAAGGCCGGGGACTTCCACCACGAGACCGGCTACCGGCTCGGGCTCGACCTGCTGCGCCGCCCCGACCGCCCCACCGCCGTCTTCGCCGGCAACGACCTCCAGGCCCTCGGCCTCTACGAGGCCGCCCGTGAACTGGGCCTGCGCATCCCGGAGGACCTCAGCGTCGTCGGCTTCGACGACCTCCCGGTGGCCCGCTGGGTCGGGCCCCCGCTGACGACCGTGCGCCAGCCGCTGATGGAGATGGCCGAGGCGGCGGCCCGGCTGGTGCTGGACCTGGGGCGCCAGGACCGGGGGCCTTCGGCGGCGACGCGGGTGGAGCTGGCGACGAGCCTGGTGGTGCGGAGCAGTACGGGGGTCGCGCCCCTCTAG